One window of the Daphnia pulex isolate KAP4 chromosome 8, ASM2113471v1 genome contains the following:
- the LOC124200517 gene encoding collectin-12-like produces MAAENVLGVQVGLPGPPGQQGPPEIQGQPGPQGPPGQQGPPGQPGQDGQPGQDGQPGPPGAPGQDGQQGPSGNQRPQPGPRGIDPVDFRTFSTAMAKGMTNMTAIHHARDIPVFSGDLKSDFTFEEWLKRANKIAKEASWPNEQQLKNYQDRLTGAAESYNDSFTATEKASLTAWTNAMDTGFNDDRTRYLKKTQLNQVEQKVNERIREYKIRIDELYQSAYGRTIDGSQEPEVT; encoded by the exons ATGGCTGCTGAAAAT GTCCTTGGGGTCCAGGTGGGCCTTCCTGGCCCACCAGGCCAACAAGGGCCACCAGAAATACAAGGACAACCAGGTCCACAAGGGCCACCAGGTCAACAAGGACCACCGGGCCAGCCAGGACAAGACGGCCAACCGGGGCAGGATGGCCAACCAGGACCACCGGGTGCTCCAGGGCAAGATGGTCAGCAAGGACCTTCAGGCAACCAAAGACCACAGCCTGGTCCCAGAGGAATCGATCCAGTAGATTTTCGGACTTTCTCAACAGCAATGGCTAAAGGCATGACGAATATGACTGCAATTCATCATGCAAGAGATATTCCAGTATTCAGCGGGGATCTTAAAAGTGATTTCACATTCGAAGAATGGTTAAAAAGAGCAAACAAAATCGCTAAAGAAGCAAGCTGGCCGAATGAACAACAATTAAAGAATTATCAGGACAGATTAACCGGAGCTGCTGAGTCATATAATGATTCCTTTACGGCCACTGAAAAAGCTTCGCTCACCGCATGGACAAATGCTATGGACACAGGATTCAACGACGACAGGACACGCTACCTGAAGAAGACACAGCTCAACCAAGTAGAGCAGAAAGTGAATGAACGTATTCGAGAATATAAAATACGAATAGACGAGCTTTATCAATCAGCATACGGGCGGACAATAGATGGAAGTCAAGAACCCGAGGTAACTTAG